In the Bernardetia sp. genome, AAATCATTGAGTAGTGGCACAAGCCAAAAAGCTGTTTCTTTAGAAGCAAAAGCCTCTTTTTCTAAGAAATCCAATACTCTATTTTTAGCAATCCTACCTTTATTAACTTGCATCAGCACACAACGGAAATAAAACTCCATTTCTTTGAGGCGTTTTAAGTTTCCAGTAGCAAAGCGTTCTAAATAATTGGTAGCAAAAAGCTGCATCGAATTGCTTGGGTGCTGACTTAGCATAGTGAGATATTTCTCTCCATCTTCGTTCTTGAAAAACTTCGTAATGAGTTCCTTTCCAAAGGCTTCCACATCTGGACGAACCGAATCGGCAATCGAAACCAAACTATCTACATCCCAATCACTTTCTGTGAAGTTTTCTCTGAAAAATGCCATTGCTTTTTCTCTGACATCGTCCCATTTTGCATCCAAAATGCGTAGCGATTCCTCACGTTCATAGCGAATACGAGCCAAAGTGTTTTGATAATATTCTAACGTCCAATGACGAATTTCTAAAAGTTCGTGATTTGCAAGTGCCACGAGCTGTCGCATTGAAATTTCCTCTTTTTCTTTGTTAGTAACAATATGATTTTTAAGAATATGAAAACCTACAAACTGCCCTTCTCTATAATTTCCATGCAAGAGATTAAGCGTAGTTTTGAGCGTAATTTGAGCTAGATATTTATCAAAATGATTGATGAGTAGCTTTGCAATTTCTTTATGGACACTCGGCTGTACTAAACTAGAAACATTACTTTGCCTTTCAGAATTATTTACATTTTGCAATTTAGATAATTCTTCTATCTTGATTTCTTCTGGGTCTTTCTTGCGAAGCGAGACAACCAATTTGGTTACAATAGACTCAGCAAACTCTTTTCCTTCTTTTGAATTTTGGTTTACGTTGTCTTGCACTAATTTTATGACAATTTCCCTTGCTGAACTCCTTAGATTTTGATGAGGAGAAACCAGCATATTTCCTAAAAGCTCATGAGCTTCTAGCAGGAAACTAGCAGGATAATTTGAGAAGATTTCCATTCCATTGGCTCGTATTTTCTCTGAATTGCTTTCAAAAAACCCATTCAAAATAGAAAAAGGAATGTCTGTTGCTTTGATGAGCTTCGATTTAATGAGTAAAATATCGCTTGCAAATACTTGATTTTGAAGTATTTTGTCTTCCAAAAGTTCTAAGACGATATTCCACCCTACATTTTCCAAAACAGTTTTTGCATTGGTTTTCAAGACATTTTGAGCATCTTTTAAAATCTCGGTAGAATAATATTGGTCTTCACTATTATTCGTACCCAACATTTCAGAGATTGCCTTTCCAACAACAATTTTCCATTTATCACTAGATAAAGTAATTTTTTGTAAAAATTCATTTACCCAACTACGAATATCTGCATATTGATTAAAAATAAGCTCAGATACAAAAAGTGTAAAGTTTACATCTTCTGTAAATGAAGAAGCATTTTTTTCAATAATTTCTTGAGCAAGTTTTCGTCCTTCTTCTACTTTTGAATTAAGTAAAAGTAAAGTCAGTTCTTTATCAAAATTTTGCTCTAGCTTTTCCTTACAAATCTCTACACCAAAAAATGCAGGGATTTGAGATTCAGAAGCTAAAAGTTTTTTGAGCAGTTTTACATCAAACTTGGCTACCAACTCTTCATATTGGTCGTGTCGCTTAAGATTTTTGTAGGCAAATTCGTGAATCATATCCAGTTTTGCCTCTGCTAAAAGTTGAATATAAGCCTCTGGCAAAGCATCCCATTTTTCAGGAAAAAACTCTGTTCGCTTGAAACGCTCTTTTTGCTCTTGTTGTGTTCTTTTATTAAAAACATTGATGCGTTTGAGAGTAGAAAGTTTTTCTTTTTGAGCTGGTGGCTGTGCATACCAGTTATTTGAAACAACCGTAACTTTTTCTTTCTTTCTCCATTTTTTATCTACAAGTTCTAGTTCTTTATTCTGTCCATTCAAAATTAAATTTAAGAGTAAAGAAGAGGAATTTTCTGGGTAGATAACAAAATTATGTGTGTACTTTCGTGTACTTCTATCCCAAGCACTATAGCCTATGCGACTTACAAAATGCGTTTGATAATCCTGTTTCTGATAAGAAAGTAAAATAGAGGTTGCCAGTTTTACATAATTGTGATTTTCATCGTTGATGGCAATATCTTTCAATCTTCGTAAGTCTC is a window encoding:
- a CDS encoding WGR domain-containing protein, giving the protein MKLIEQSKLYFKEGNSDKVYEIDLCEVGGNLYVVNFRYGKRGANLKEGTKTPAPVSRPKAQAVFTALETEKTKKGYQKQADTNEPKEKEFPSSISSKEEAILQRLREDVQKAKSSDGNVKSIFKTEWKTGRVAWQVGEVKLKSATPLLIELLEKDDNLETIDIYSILWALVRCEEEKAVSFFKHYENDKNIESHIQKIAIEGLLTIGNKKEETAKKLFDSLPPTIQEFVRNQSIREVKKEIQQRIAEKQKDFQFLETLYLLVHSYPFLQKTVLETLSELPLRPPFFKYIRSIYKLAELREDVRILGLLSYRFEKNSAMYRSTKITEDSNTNNWYYQYRVRRYIPEINQQIRDITKEVKNKNSKIGYSEQTRAYFQRRDLRRLKDIAINDENHNYVKLATSILLSYQKQDYQTHFVSRIGYSAWDRSTRKYTHNFVIYPENSSSLLLNLILNGQNKELELVDKKWRKKEKVTVVSNNWYAQPPAQKEKLSTLKRINVFNKRTQQEQKERFKRTEFFPEKWDALPEAYIQLLAEAKLDMIHEFAYKNLKRHDQYEELVAKFDVKLLKKLLASESQIPAFFGVEICKEKLEQNFDKELTLLLLNSKVEEGRKLAQEIIEKNASSFTEDVNFTLFVSELIFNQYADIRSWVNEFLQKITLSSDKWKIVVGKAISEMLGTNNSEDQYYSTEILKDAQNVLKTNAKTVLENVGWNIVLELLEDKILQNQVFASDILLIKSKLIKATDIPFSILNGFFESNSEKIRANGMEIFSNYPASFLLEAHELLGNMLVSPHQNLRSSAREIVIKLVQDNVNQNSKEGKEFAESIVTKLVVSLRKKDPEEIKIEELSKLQNVNNSERQSNVSSLVQPSVHKEIAKLLINHFDKYLAQITLKTTLNLLHGNYREGQFVGFHILKNHIVTNKEKEEISMRQLVALANHELLEIRHWTLEYYQNTLARIRYEREESLRILDAKWDDVREKAMAFFRENFTESDWDVDSLVSIADSVRPDVEAFGKELITKFFKNEDGEKYLTMLSQHPSNSMQLFATNYLERFATGNLKRLKEMEFYFRCVLMQVNKGRIAKNRVLDFLEKEAFASKETAFWLVPLLND